The window CCAGTGCGCGGATCCCGTCGACGTCCACGGCGTCGTTGCGGCGGACGACCACGTTCTCCTCGCCGCCGCCGAGCCGCTCGACCACCTCGCCGACGTACTGGACGAGGTTGTAGGCGAACGAGTCGTAGTTGTCGACGACCAGGATCGTCGGAGCGAGGTCGCCGCCGGAGCCGGATGCGCCGCCGGGGTCGACACCACCGCTCATCGCTGGCCCTCCACGGTCAGGTCGGTCCGCTCGCCGAGCGCCTCGTCCACCGCAGTGATCAGCGCCCGGCCCTTCGCCAGCGTCTCCTCGTACTCCCGCTCCGGGACGGAGTCGTGGACGATGCCCGCGCCGACGCGGAGGTAGTAGCGGGACTCGTAGCGCACGAGCGTCCGGATCAGGATGTTCAGCGTCGCCCTGTCGTCGAAGCCGAACAGGCCGACGGAGCCGGTGTATGGGCCCCGCTGAGTCGACTCGAGTTCGTCGATGATCTCCATCGTCCGGGGCTTGGGCGCGCCCGTGATCGTGCCGCCGGGGAAAACCGCGGCGACGGCGTCGGCCAGGTCGGCCCCCTCGCGCAGGCGGCCCTCGACCTTCGAGACGAGGTGCATCACCTCGGAGTAGCGGTCGACGCGGCGGTAGTCAGTCACATCGACGGAGCCAAAGTCGGAGACCTTCCCGAGGTCGTTGCGCTCCAGGTCGACCAGCATCGCGTGCTCGGCGCGCTCCTTCTCGTCGTCCAGCAGCTCCGCCTCGAGGCGGTCGTCCTCGTCGGCGGTGGCCCCGCGCGGGCGCGTCCCCGCGATGGGTTCCGTGGCGATGCGGTCGCCCTCGCGCTCCAGCAGGAGTTCCGGGCTCGCGCTCACGAGGTCGACGCCGGGGAACTCCACGAGCGCGGAGTAGGGCGCGGGGTTGACCTCGCGGAGCGCGTCGAACGCCGCGACCGGATGGACCGCGGCGGGGGCCACGAGCCGCTGGGAGACGTTCGCCTGGAAGGTGTCGCCCTCGCGGACGTACTCCTTGACGGCGCGGACGCGGTCGGCGTAGGCCTCGCGCGTGCAGTCGCTCTCGAACTCTGCCGTCTCGGCGTCGACGGGCGGGTCGGCCACGCCGGGGTCGCCCTCGACGGCCGCCCGGGCGAGTTCCAGCGCGTGTTGCTTCCCGAACTCGTAGGCGACGCCCGGGCGGTCGAACTCGTCGACGCGGGGACAGGCCGTCACCCGGAGCGTGACCCGGTCACCTCGGGGCTCCTCCCAGGCGGCCATCCGGTCGTAGGTGGCCAGTTGCAGGCGCGGGAGCGCCCGGTCGCGGACGGCCGACTCGGGCAGGGCCTCGAGTTCGCGCGCAACGTCGTAGGAGAGCCACCCCACGGCGCCGCAGGGGTAGGGCACGTCGCAGTCCCCCCGCACGAGCGTCTCGTCGGCGACGGCGTCGGAAAGCGTCGCGAGCGTCCCGCCCTCGGCGGGGCTCACCTCCGTGAACGACGCCGGCGCCGTCGCGAAGTATCCCCACCCGGACTGGCCGCCGGTGGTGGCCAGGTAGACGCCGCCGGCCCCGTCCCCGTCGCGGGCCCGGCGGTAGGCGTCGAAGGGGTCGTCGACGTCGATCCGCACCTCGACGGGCACGCGGGCACCCCCCGGGGCGCCCTCGGCGGCGTCGAGGAAAGCGGCCCGCTCCGTGGCGACTGTCGGCATTACGCGATCAGTGGCGGGCCGCGACTAATTCCCTTGCGGTTCCCGGGACGGAGCGGGGCCGTCCGGCGCGTACCGGTCCCGTCGAAAACGCGCCGTCCGCGTTTCTGCGGCGCTACACCGGACGAGAGTGCCGTCGACGGCGGAGCGGATCCGGGCTCCGTCGGTGCGGAGCCTGCGGGAACCGATCGGGACGAGCGAAGAGACCGCGGGCTGGTCGGTGGGCGGTCGGGGCCGGAGACGAGCGGTCAGAACTCCCCGGCCTGTTCGATCCAGCCGGCGATGCGCGTCTCGGAGAGGTCGGTCTGGGACGCGAGGTCCGCCGCGTCGGCAGCGGCTAGCTCGGCGACGGTCTCGACGCCGACGTTGTTCAGGCGGTCGCCGTAGGCCGGGCCGATGCCGTTGATCTCTGTGACCGGCGGGCTGTCCGCCGCCTCGTCGGCGTCGGGTTCCGCCTCCGTTGCGTTCTCGGAGTCCGTTTCGTCCTCGGAGTCCGCTTCCGATTCGACGTCGGCCGGCTCCGATTCGGCGTCGGTCTCGTCCTCCGGCTCGGCTTCGGCGATCGACTCCGGTTCGGCGTCGGCCTCCGACTCGGCGTCCGTCTCGGCCGCCGCGTCGGACTCGACCTCCTGAACGATATCGGCACCGGCTCCGGTCGGCCCGGCGTCGGAGTCGGCCTCCGAGTCCGTCGGTTCGGCCCCCGGGGCGGTCGCCGGTTCGTCTACCGTCTCCGGTCCGTTCCCGGCGGTCGATCCCGACGCGTTCGCCTCGGTTCCCTTGACCGCGTTCTCGGACTCGGTCGACGGCTCTCGTTCGACGGTGACCCCCGTGTCGCCGGTCGCAGAGCCCGACGATGCCGACGAACCCCCCGAGCTCGTCGACCGCTCCCCGTCGAGGCCCAGCGCGGACTTCAGTTTCTCAAGCAGACCCATATCGTGACCTATTTGGTGCCGACACTTAATGTTGTTTCAGTCCGTCGCGTAGGGCGTCGTTCATGGCCGCCACCGGCGCCTCCTGGCCGGTCCAGATCTCGAAGGCCTCGACGCCCTGGAACAGGAGCATCCACGCGCCGTCCACCGTCCGGGCGCCGGCGTCCTCGGCGTCCTCGAGTAACCGCGTCTTAACGGGCGTGTACACCGCGTCCAGTACGGCGAGCTGGCCGTGGAGCGCGTCCGCCGGTACCGGCGATCGGTCCTCCTCCATGCCGACGCTCGTGCAGTTGACCAGCACGTCGGCCCCCGCCAGCAGGTCCGGGAGCGCGTCCAGCCCGTGACCGGTCGCGCGAGGCACTTCCTCGGCGAGGGACTCGGCCGTCTCGACCGTCCGGTTGGCCACGGCCACGTCCATCCCCTCGTCGGCGAGGCCGAAGGCGACCGCCCGACCCGCCCCGCCGGCGCCGACCACGACGGCGTCGCCCTCGACGGCCACGTCGTGGTGCTCCAGCGCCCGCACCGCGCCGACCGCGTCCGTGTTGTACCCGCGGGGCCGCTCGCCGGTCAGGTCGACCGTGTTGACCGCGCCGATGCGCTCGGCCAGCGGATCCAGTTCGACCGCGTCGAGGACGTCCCGCTTGAAGGGAATCGTCACGTTGAGGCCGGCGACGCCCAGCGTCGCCGCGCTCTCGACCGCCGCGGCGCCGGCGTCCGCCGCGGGCTCGAACGTGACGTAGCGAGCGTCGAGTCCGAGTTCCTCGTAGGCCGCCTCGTGCATGGGCGGCGACAGCGAGTGTTCGACCGGGTTGCCGATGAGGCCGTAGACGTCCATGTCCGCCACGGTGCCCGCCACCGACATTAACTTTTGCAGGCTAAGTCCCCGTCCTCAAGGAGCAACGCAGCGAACACCGTGAGCGAGTAGTGCAGTAGGACGGGGATACATCCGTGCGTTATTGTCACCCCAACGAAAAACATAAATATATACTGGATATATAGGGCTGTATGGGCACGTTCGAACTGGAAGGCGAGGAAATCATCGACCGTGAAGCGAAAGAGTTCGGCGGGAGTGCCCACGTTACTGTTCCTAAAGACTGGCGTGGTGCAGACGTGAAGGTCATCCGCATCAGTGACCCCGACGAAACTGACGACGAGTAACACGATGAATTACAACTACAGGTATCGGATCAAGCCAAGCGAAGCCGTCCAAACTGAGTTAGAACGGCACATCGATACCTGTAGGCAACTGTACAATCACTTCTTGTACGAGTTACGCAACACTGACGAGTACCTTTCGTACACTGCGATGCAGAATATGCTACCCGACCTGAAAGACTGGTGGGACGAGTTGAACGACGTGTACTCGAAGGTGTTGCAGATGGTCGCTCGCCGCGTCAGCGACAACCTCGACCGCCTCAAAGAAAAGAAGAAAAACGGTCACAAGGTCGGGATGCTTAAGTGGAAGAGTCCACAAGAATATCGGAGTCTCACCTACAATCAGTCTGGTTTCGAACTCAAGAACACGAGTGACCAGACCCTCCTCTCCCTTTCCAAGATAGGTGAGATGCCGATACACCTCCACCGCGACATCCCCGCCGACGCCCGTATCAAACAAGTCACGGTCAAGCAAGAGAAAACAGGTGAGTGGTACGCCATCTTCGGCATTGAAACCGAAGACGACGCGCCTGAAAAACGTGCTCTGGGTGAGATTGACCGTGAGGATATGGTTGGCATCGACGTGGGTATCACTAAATACACTCACGATACCGATAGCACGATGGTCGGCACCCTCGACCTCGAAGACGAGTACGAGCGGCTCGGACGCGAGCAACGAGCGTTGAGTCGCAAACAGGAAGGCTCGCAGAACTGGCACGTGCAACGCCGCCGCGTCGCACGTATCCACGCTCGCATCGTGCGAAAGCGTCAAGACTTCTTGCACAAGCTCTCGAACTACTACGCTCGGGAGTACGATCTCGTAGCTGTCGAAGACCTCGACGTTCACGGAATGATGCAACTTCCATCGAACAGTCAGAACCGCGCCTCGGCGTCGTGGCGGACGTTCATCGACTTCCTCGAATACAAGTGCGACCGCAAGGGCACGCACTTTGTCAAAGTCGAACCCGAGGGAACGTCGCAGGAGTGTGCTGAGTGTGGTGTCGAGGTTGAGAAAGAGTTGTGGGTGCGTGAGCATTCCTGTCCGTCATGTGGGTTCGAGACTGACCGTGACGAGAATGCCGCGTACAATGTGTTGAAGCGTGGGCTTTCGGAATTAGGTGTGGGACACGCCGAAGTCACGCCTGCGGAGACTGCACTCCCTACGTCTGCGACTGGTGGGTCGTCCACCGTCGTGGATGCAAAGTGCGTCATTGAAACAGGAAGCCCCACCATCAAGGAGTGAGCCACTACTGTGGCGTGCGTGTAGGGTGGGGTAGTTCACCACGTCGGCTGCCGGCTCCCGCCCCGACCAGTCCGTCCCGACCGGTCCGCCTCGGCGGTAGAGTCCCGTTTCTCCGAGGACTCCGCAAGTTTTTCACGCGGACCGATGTTCTCCCCGGATAGTGAGTCGCCTTAGCCATCCCTTCACGTTGCTCGGCGCGGCGTTCGCGCTGACGGCCGGCTGGGTCGCCGTCGTCCTGTCCGGGGTGGACCTCGCGACCGTTCCGACGGTCGCCGTCAGCGGTATCGCCGTCCTCGGCGCCTCGTTCCTGCTCGCGTGGGGCGCCGAGACGGCCGAGAAGGACGTTCCCCGAGCGTTCGCCATCGCCGTGCTGGCGGTGCTCGCGGTCGCTCCGGAGTACGCGGTCGACGCCCTCTACGCCTGGGGCGCCGGCGCGGGCGGTGCCACGATCGAGGCCTGTTCGCAACTGACGCCCGCGGAGATCGAGGCCGAGGGGTCGGCACTGGCCGAGGCCTGTCACAGCGCCAACCTCGCCGTGGCGAACATGACCGGCGCCAACCGCATCCTCATCGGGATCGGCTGGGCCGGCATCGCGCTGTTCACCGTCTGGCGGGCCGCACAGACGGGCGATCCCGCGGTGATCGACCGCGAGGGGTGGCTCTCCGACGCCGTCGAACTCGACCGCGACATCGCCACCGAGGTCGCATTCCTGTTCCTGGCGACCGGGTGGGCCTTCCTCGTGCCGCTGGGCGGCGGCATCGGCGCCGTCGACACGGCCTTCCTGGTCGGGCTGTACGTCGCCTACATCGGGATCGTCATCAGGGGCGACATCGAGGCCGGGGAGGAACACGTCGGCGTTCCCCACTACCTCCAGGGCTGGAAGACGCCGCTGCGCCAGTTCGCGGTCCTCTTCCTGTTTCTCTACTCCGGCGCGATGATCTTCACCGCCGTCGAGCCCTTCGCCCACGGCCTCGAGGAGATCGGCCTCCAGGCCGGGATCCCCTCGTTCTTCATGATCCAGTGGATCGCGCCGCTGGCCAGCGAGTCCCCGGAGCTGATCGTCGTAGTCGTCCTCGTGAACAAGGCCCGCTCGACGGCCGGGTTCAACGCCCTGATCTCCTCGAAGCTCAACCAGTGGACGCTGCTGATCGGGACGCTGGCGGTCGTCTACTCGCTGTCGCTGGGCAGCTACGGCGTGCTTCCCTTCGACGCGCGCCAGTCCGCCGAGATCTGGATCACCGCCGCGCAGTCGTACTTCGCGCTGGCGCTGCTGGTCAACTTCGAGATCAGCGTCCGCGAGGCCATCGTCCTGTTCGTCCTGTTCGCCTCGCAGGTCCTGCTCGAGTTCCTGCTCATCCGGGACCTGATCGTGTTGCCGCTGTCGTCGCACGACCTGCTGCTCGCGTACGCAGCCCTGTACGGCGTCCTCGGGACGGCGCTGTTCGTCGCCCGTCGCGACGCGCTGAAGACGATGCTCGGCCTCGCCGCCGACGCCGCCCGGACGGCGCTCGGCCGCGAGCCGGTCCACGCGGAGTTCGCCGACTGATGCTCGCCGTCGTCGTCTCCGAGGCGGACGAGGCCTCGGAGCACATCGGGGAGCAGCTGCTCGAGGTCGCCGACTGGCGGACGGAGACGGACGACGACCGGCCGCCGGCCGACGGCGGCGGGACCGTCCACCGCCGCGACGGCGTCGAGCTGCGGACCTTCGAGGACCTGCACATCTACCTCGACGACCCCGCAGACGCCTTCGACGAGCCGGACCTGCTGGTCTTCGCGTCGCGCCACGCCGGCGAGACGGGCCCGCTGCTGACCGCCCACCACACGGGGAACTTCGGGCCGGCCGAGTACGGCGGCGAGGACGGGGACCTGGCGCGCGCCTGCCCCTACGCCCACCGTCGCGTCGTCCACGCGCTCGCCGAGCACGCGCCCGACGGCTACGAGGTCGGCATGGAGGCGACCCACCACGGCCCCACCGACGTGGGCGTCCCCTCGATGTTCGTCGAGGTGGGCAGCGGCGAAGACGAGTGGCGCGACCCCGACGCTGCGCGGGCCGTGGCCCGGGCCATCCTCGACCTCGCGGACGTCCCCGCCGACGCGCCCCGGGAAGACGGATCGCGCCGA of the Halomicrobium salinisoli genome contains:
- the pabB gene encoding aminodeoxychorismate synthase, component I; the encoded protein is MPTVATERAAFLDAAEGAPGGARVPVEVRIDVDDPFDAYRRARDGDGAGGVYLATTGGQSGWGYFATAPASFTEVSPAEGGTLATLSDAVADETLVRGDCDVPYPCGAVGWLSYDVARELEALPESAVRDRALPRLQLATYDRMAAWEEPRGDRVTLRVTACPRVDEFDRPGVAYEFGKQHALELARAAVEGDPGVADPPVDAETAEFESDCTREAYADRVRAVKEYVREGDTFQANVSQRLVAPAAVHPVAAFDALREVNPAPYSALVEFPGVDLVSASPELLLEREGDRIATEPIAGTRPRGATADEDDRLEAELLDDEKERAEHAMLVDLERNDLGKVSDFGSVDVTDYRRVDRYSEVMHLVSKVEGRLREGADLADAVAAVFPGGTITGAPKPRTMEIIDELESTQRGPYTGSVGLFGFDDRATLNILIRTLVRYESRYYLRVGAGIVHDSVPEREYEETLAKGRALITAVDEALGERTDLTVEGQR
- a CDS encoding helix-hairpin-helix domain-containing protein, which encodes MGLLEKLKSALGLDGERSTSSGGSSASSGSATGDTGVTVEREPSTESENAVKGTEANASGSTAGNGPETVDEPATAPGAEPTDSEADSDAGPTGAGADIVQEVESDAAAETDAESEADAEPESIAEAEPEDETDAESEPADVESEADSEDETDSENATEAEPDADEAADSPPVTEINGIGPAYGDRLNNVGVETVAELAAADAADLASQTDLSETRIAGWIEQAGEF
- a CDS encoding shikimate dehydrogenase; protein product: MDVYGLIGNPVEHSLSPPMHEAAYEELGLDARYVTFEPAADAGAAAVESAATLGVAGLNVTIPFKRDVLDAVELDPLAERIGAVNTVDLTGERPRGYNTDAVGAVRALEHHDVAVEGDAVVVGAGGAGRAVAFGLADEGMDVAVANRTVETAESLAEEVPRATGHGLDALPDLLAGADVLVNCTSVGMEEDRSPVPADALHGQLAVLDAVYTPVKTRLLEDAEDAGARTVDGAWMLLFQGVEAFEIWTGQEAPVAAMNDALRDGLKQH
- a CDS encoding DUF2080 family transposase-associated protein, encoding MGTFELEGEEIIDREAKEFGGSAHVTVPKDWRGADVKVIRISDPDETDDE
- a CDS encoding RNA-guided endonuclease InsQ/TnpB family protein — its product is MNYNYRYRIKPSEAVQTELERHIDTCRQLYNHFLYELRNTDEYLSYTAMQNMLPDLKDWWDELNDVYSKVLQMVARRVSDNLDRLKEKKKNGHKVGMLKWKSPQEYRSLTYNQSGFELKNTSDQTLLSLSKIGEMPIHLHRDIPADARIKQVTVKQEKTGEWYAIFGIETEDDAPEKRALGEIDREDMVGIDVGITKYTHDTDSTMVGTLDLEDEYERLGREQRALSRKQEGSQNWHVQRRRVARIHARIVRKRQDFLHKLSNYYAREYDLVAVEDLDVHGMMQLPSNSQNRASASWRTFIDFLEYKCDRKGTHFVKVEPEGTSQECAECGVEVEKELWVREHSCPSCGFETDRDENAAYNVLKRGLSELGVGHAEVTPAETALPTSATGGSSTVVDAKCVIETGSPTIKE
- a CDS encoding sodium:calcium antiporter, which translates into the protein MSRLSHPFTLLGAAFALTAGWVAVVLSGVDLATVPTVAVSGIAVLGASFLLAWGAETAEKDVPRAFAIAVLAVLAVAPEYAVDALYAWGAGAGGATIEACSQLTPAEIEAEGSALAEACHSANLAVANMTGANRILIGIGWAGIALFTVWRAAQTGDPAVIDREGWLSDAVELDRDIATEVAFLFLATGWAFLVPLGGGIGAVDTAFLVGLYVAYIGIVIRGDIEAGEEHVGVPHYLQGWKTPLRQFAVLFLFLYSGAMIFTAVEPFAHGLEEIGLQAGIPSFFMIQWIAPLASESPELIVVVVLVNKARSTAGFNALISSKLNQWTLLIGTLAVVYSLSLGSYGVLPFDARQSAEIWITAAQSYFALALLVNFEISVREAIVLFVLFASQVLLEFLLIRDLIVLPLSSHDLLLAYAALYGVLGTALFVARRDALKTMLGLAADAARTALGREPVHAEFAD